A window of Deltaproteobacteria bacterium genomic DNA:
GGCCCCTTCGGGCTCCGGGAAGACCACGATCTGCCGGGCGCTCCTCTCCCGCGTGGAGGGGCTTTCCCTCTCCGTTTCCTGCACCACGAGAGAGAGAAAGCCGGGGGAGCAGGACGGGGTCGATTATTATTTCGTGGATGAGGATAAATTTGGTAATATGTTAAATTCGAACGAGTTTTTGGAGACCGCTTCGGTCTACGGGCGCCGGTACGGGACCTCGCGCCTCACGGTCGAGGCGATCGTGTCGAAAGGGTCGGACGCCGTGCTCGAGATCGACGTCCAGGGAGGCGCCTCCGTCAAGGCGGCGGTTCCCGAGGCGGTTCGGATCGGCATCCTGCCGCCCGACTGGGAGACGCTCCGGGCGCGGCTGACCG
This region includes:
- the gmk gene encoding guanylate kinase; its protein translation is MTRGDIFVISAPSGSGKTTICRALLSRVEGLSLSVSCTTRERKPGEQDGVDYYFVDEDKFGNMLNSNEFLETASVYGRRYGTSRLTVEAIVSKGSDAVLEIDVQGGASVKAAVPEAVRIGILPPDWETLRARLTARARDSRQEIERRLAAARLEIRELGNYDYLVVNDDLETAVRQVEWIVRARRLRRERTIDVVGRILGKEGEEPDGSSNG